The following proteins are co-located in the Bacteroidales bacterium genome:
- a CDS encoding acyl-CoA dehydratase activase, which yields MSNKDMTYKIGIDIGSTTLKIVVVNSVNDVVYKVYKRHKANINKVLSEELKKISTSFSDIDYSIAITGSAGMGVSERVGIPFIQEVIASVAVTKKLYPDVSTLIDLGGEDAKIVFFDNENHPDIRMNGSCAGGTGAFIDQMADLLNISVEEMGNKALQFEKLYVIASRCGVFAKTDVQNLICRNVPVEDISMSIFHTVALQSITSLAKGHDLQAKILCIGGPLTFIPALRKALKNLLQIDDNDLIVPENSEYFSALGCVFYDEYESKSFNLNELIEKLNINDNSQKDTLPVLFENEKDYSTWKVNRNIKKLKIAPLENDKNLNCFLGIDSGSTTTKILAMDENENIIYSYYDANEGNPLKKVLEGLNDFYQKTKEKNIRINLLSSAATGYGEDLIKSALNLDYAIVETMAHLSGAQYVDPNVSFVLDIGGQDIKSIFTNKGVISNIELNEACSSGCGSFLQNFAATMNMDMKEFSSSACLAKYPSDLGSRCTVFMNSKVKQASRQNAELGDIAAGLAYSVVKNCLFKVLKISNLNELGDNIVVQGGTFRNDAVYRALELLSEKNVSSTDYPELMGALGAALYARKMWQQNKKETSFLGLELLPDMDSIETKETQCNGCTNKCSVLRFKFTNGNVSFAGNKCEKIFFNKKSAEAKGFNGFDLKNKILFERENHSSNHSKIKIGIPRVLNMFENYPFWHTLLNECGIEPVLSPESTFEMYQKGVGSVMSDNICFPAKVVHGHIHLLAEQKVDRIFYPMVIKEEKEFDNSNNSFNCPVVSGYPDVIFSAMDPEEKFGIPFDKPVITFSNFKALKKVCFDYLSQFNVDKNVFENAFEKAMRERETLKVKLREEQRTVFEKAVKAGKWVFVVAARPYHADPLIHQKVGQILSDLGIEVFTDDVFITDEKSGFNNLNIISQWSYPNRVVHAAMETAKLPQNVQLIQLNSFGCGPDSFFMEEVTKILKQAGKNHTIIRIDEIASPGSIRLRLRSLIESLKAANITSENKNTDIYKGYGVAYTKEDKKKTILAPWFSDFLSPFIPPIAELAGYELINLPKTNKYSAELGLKYGNNEVCYPSTLVLGDIIAALQSGKYDLNNIVVAITQTGGQCRATNYLAQIKLGLQNAGFSDIPVIVVGTGVYQNDQKAFKIPIAKIIDILIKTLLYADALQQLYSLTVVREKNKGESQQLFDLYINKGVEAVLDNDGKRFPKLLEQAVADFNSLDVNQKKFSKVGLIGEIYVKYNNYGQAYITDWLRSKNMIVVSPPFIDFFMQYFVNSQTNVINGVNRNSMLKQAFNPLMLKYMNMRINTFDKIMRNFRFYHSNESVFMRAEYASEILDLSNQFGEGWCIAAETACYARQGINNVVCVQPFGCIANHVVAKGIARRVKKIYPQMNLLYLDIDGGMAEVNLQNRLHFMLE from the coding sequence ATGAGTAATAAAGATATGACATATAAAATAGGAATCGATATTGGTTCCACAACTTTAAAAATTGTTGTTGTCAACTCTGTAAATGATGTTGTATACAAGGTTTATAAAAGACACAAGGCGAATATTAATAAAGTGTTGTCGGAAGAATTAAAGAAAATTTCAACAAGTTTTTCAGATATTGATTATTCAATAGCTATCACAGGTTCTGCCGGAATGGGCGTTTCGGAACGAGTTGGAATTCCTTTTATTCAAGAAGTTATTGCTTCGGTAGCAGTTACAAAAAAATTGTATCCAGATGTTAGTACTTTAATAGATTTGGGTGGCGAAGATGCTAAAATTGTATTTTTTGATAATGAAAATCATCCTGATATCCGAATGAATGGTAGTTGTGCCGGCGGTACGGGTGCCTTTATAGATCAAATGGCGGATTTGCTTAATATTTCAGTTGAGGAAATGGGCAACAAAGCTTTGCAATTTGAAAAGTTATACGTAATTGCTTCAAGATGTGGTGTGTTTGCAAAAACAGATGTTCAAAATCTTATTTGTCGTAACGTCCCTGTAGAAGATATCTCAATGTCTATCTTTCATACTGTCGCTTTACAAAGTATTACATCTCTTGCAAAAGGTCATGATCTTCAGGCAAAAATCTTATGTATCGGCGGGCCGCTAACCTTTATTCCCGCTTTACGCAAAGCTTTAAAAAACTTACTACAAATAGATGATAATGATTTGATTGTGCCTGAGAATAGCGAATATTTCTCTGCTTTAGGTTGTGTGTTTTATGATGAATATGAATCAAAATCTTTCAATCTTAATGAATTGATTGAAAAACTGAATATTAATGATAATTCCCAGAAAGATACTCTTCCGGTTTTATTTGAAAACGAAAAAGATTATTCGACTTGGAAAGTAAATCGTAATATCAAAAAATTAAAAATAGCTCCGCTTGAGAATGATAAGAATTTAAATTGCTTTCTTGGAATTGATTCGGGTTCAACTACTACGAAAATTTTGGCAATGGATGAAAATGAGAATATTATTTATTCTTATTATGATGCCAATGAAGGAAATCCTCTGAAGAAAGTTTTAGAAGGATTAAATGATTTTTATCAAAAAACAAAAGAAAAGAATATAAGAATAAATCTATTGTCGTCTGCTGCTACCGGTTATGGTGAAGATCTCATTAAGTCGGCATTAAACTTAGACTACGCCATTGTTGAAACAATGGCGCACTTATCGGGAGCACAATATGTTGATCCTAATGTTTCTTTTGTTCTTGATATTGGCGGTCAGGATATTAAATCTATTTTTACGAATAAGGGCGTTATTTCGAATATTGAACTTAATGAAGCTTGTTCCTCTGGTTGCGGCTCATTTCTACAGAATTTTGCGGCTACGATGAATATGGATATGAAAGAATTTTCATCATCCGCTTGTTTGGCAAAATATCCGAGTGACTTGGGTTCGCGTTGTACTGTCTTTATGAACTCCAAAGTAAAGCAAGCCTCGCGACAAAATGCGGAGCTCGGTGATATTGCTGCCGGGTTAGCATATTCAGTTGTAAAGAATTGTTTGTTTAAAGTACTCAAAATTTCAAATCTTAATGAGTTGGGAGATAATATTGTAGTACAAGGCGGAACTTTTCGAAATGATGCGGTTTACAGAGCGTTGGAATTATTATCTGAAAAGAATGTTAGTTCAACAGACTATCCTGAGTTGATGGGGGCGCTTGGAGCCGCTTTATATGCCCGTAAAATGTGGCAGCAAAATAAAAAAGAAACTTCTTTCTTAGGTTTGGAGCTTCTTCCCGACATGGATTCTATTGAAACTAAAGAAACCCAATGTAATGGTTGTACAAATAAATGTTCTGTTCTGAGATTTAAATTTACTAACGGAAATGTTAGTTTTGCGGGTAACAAATGTGAGAAAATTTTCTTTAATAAAAAATCCGCAGAGGCAAAGGGATTTAATGGTTTCGATCTGAAAAATAAAATCTTATTCGAACGTGAAAATCACTCATCAAATCATTCGAAAATAAAAATAGGTATTCCGCGTGTTTTAAATATGTTCGAAAATTACCCTTTTTGGCATACTCTGTTGAATGAATGCGGTATAGAACCGGTTCTTTCTCCCGAATCAACTTTTGAAATGTATCAGAAAGGAGTCGGCAGTGTGATGTCCGATAATATTTGCTTTCCCGCAAAAGTTGTACACGGACATATTCATTTGCTGGCAGAACAAAAAGTAGATAGAATTTTTTATCCGATGGTAATTAAGGAAGAAAAAGAATTCGATAATTCGAATAATTCCTTTAATTGTCCTGTTGTGAGCGGTTATCCAGACGTTATTTTCAGCGCAATGGATCCTGAAGAAAAGTTCGGGATTCCATTTGATAAACCTGTCATAACTTTCAGTAATTTTAAGGCTCTAAAAAAAGTTTGTTTCGATTACTTATCTCAATTTAATGTTGATAAGAATGTTTTTGAAAATGCGTTTGAGAAAGCAATGCGGGAAAGAGAAACTCTTAAAGTTAAGTTGCGTGAAGAACAAAGAACGGTTTTTGAAAAAGCCGTGAAAGCCGGAAAATGGGTTTTTGTTGTTGCGGCTCGCCCTTATCATGCCGATCCTTTGATTCATCAGAAAGTAGGACAAATTTTATCGGATCTCGGAATAGAAGTTTTTACGGATGATGTGTTTATTACGGATGAAAAGAGCGGCTTTAACAATCTTAATATTATCTCACAATGGTCGTATCCGAATAGAGTAGTGCATGCGGCAATGGAAACGGCAAAACTTCCTCAGAATGTGCAGTTAATCCAATTAAACTCTTTCGGTTGCGGCCCTGATTCTTTCTTTATGGAAGAAGTAACTAAGATATTAAAACAAGCAGGAAAAAATCATACGATTATTCGTATTGATGAAATTGCAAGTCCGGGTTCAATCAGGTTACGCTTACGTTCATTAATTGAATCCTTAAAAGCGGCCAATATTACATCGGAAAATAAAAATACGGATATATATAAAGGTTATGGCGTTGCATATACTAAGGAAGATAAGAAAAAAACAATTTTAGCGCCTTGGTTCTCGGATTTTCTATCTCCGTTTATTCCTCCTATTGCTGAACTGGCCGGATATGAATTGATTAACCTTCCGAAAACAAATAAATATTCTGCAGAACTTGGATTAAAATACGGTAATAATGAGGTTTGCTATCCTTCGACTTTAGTCTTGGGTGATATTATTGCTGCTTTACAATCGGGAAAATATGATTTGAATAATATTGTTGTTGCAATTACACAAACCGGCGGACAATGCAGGGCAACGAATTATCTTGCTCAAATTAAACTTGGATTGCAGAATGCCGGATTTTCTGATATTCCCGTTATTGTTGTAGGAACCGGAGTATATCAAAATGATCAGAAGGCTTTCAAAATTCCGATTGCCAAAATAATTGATATTCTAATTAAGACTTTATTATATGCTGATGCCTTACAACAATTGTATAGTTTAACTGTTGTAAGAGAGAAAAATAAGGGAGAGTCGCAACAACTTTTTGATCTTTATATCAATAAAGGTGTAGAGGCAGTTCTTGATAATGACGGAAAGCGCTTTCCCAAATTGTTAGAGCAGGCTGTTGCCGATTTCAATTCATTGGATGTAAATCAAAAGAAATTTTCTAAGGTCGGACTAATTGGAGAAATTTATGTGAAATACAACAATTACGGACAAGCATATATTACCGATTGGTTACGTTCGAAAAATATGATTGTTGTGTCGCCTCCGTTTATTGATTTCTTTATGCAGTATTTCGTTAATTCTCAAACGAACGTGATTAATGGTGTTAATAGAAATAGTATGTTGAAGCAGGCTTTTAATCCTTTGATGTTAAAATATATGAATATGCGCATTAATACTTTTGATAAGATTATGCGGAATTTCCGTTTTTACCATTCGAATGAGTCTGTCTTTATGCGTGCCGAATATGCTTCGGAAATTTTAGATTTATCTAATCAATTTGGAGAAGGTTGGTGTATTGCGGCAGAAACTGCATGTTATGCCCGACAGGGAATTAATAATGTTGTTTGCGTACAGCCTTTCGGATGTATTGCTAATCATGTTGTTGCAAAGGGGATTGCACGACGGGTCAAAAAAATATATCCTCAAATGAATTTACTTTATTTGGATATTGACGGCGGTATGGCGGAAGTGAATTTGCAGAATAGACTGCATTTTATGCTGGAGTAA
- a CDS encoding PAAR domain-containing protein translates to MNAARITDMHTCPMQTPAFPSPIPHVGGPVIGPGAPTVLIGGLPAAVMGDNCVCVGPPDTILKGSSTVMIGGKPAARMGDTCAHGGSIVIGCPTVMIGG, encoded by the coding sequence ATGAATGCGGCAAGAATAACAGATATGCATACTTGCCCTATGCAAACACCGGCGTTTCCATCGCCGATTCCGCATGTTGGCGGACCTGTTATTGGTCCCGGGGCGCCGACCGTTTTAATTGGAGGATTACCTGCCGCCGTAATGGGCGACAACTGTGTTTGTGTAGGCCCGCCGGATACTATCTTAAAAGGTTCGTCAACAGTAATGATTGGCGGAAAACCCGCTGCAAGAATGGGAGATACATGTGCTCATGGCGGTTCTATTGTTATTGGGTGCCCTACGGTAATGATTGGGGGGTAG
- a CDS encoding phage tail protein — MANLFSPYYDDANFLPVSFYFSVLFVELLEEVAFKEVSGLNSEMEVETIKEGGLNDYEHKLPKQIKHSNLILKRASMPLTSAVQIWIKTCLESDFSQPFFRVCMQISLLNEYGIPARNWLCANALPVKWELGSFDSQKNEIMIETLEFAYQSLTRIL; from the coding sequence ATGGCTAATTTATTTAGCCCATATTATGACGACGCAAATTTCTTGCCGGTATCTTTTTACTTTAGTGTACTTTTTGTAGAATTATTAGAAGAAGTTGCATTTAAGGAAGTTTCCGGACTAAATTCTGAAATGGAGGTTGAAACTATTAAGGAAGGCGGATTGAATGACTATGAACATAAATTACCTAAACAAATTAAACATTCGAACCTTATTCTGAAAAGAGCCTCAATGCCTTTAACAAGTGCCGTACAGATATGGATAAAAACATGCTTGGAGAGCGATTTCTCACAACCTTTCTTTAGAGTTTGTATGCAGATTTCTCTGTTAAACGAGTATGGAATTCCGGCAAGAAATTGGTTATGTGCTAATGCGTTACCTGTAAAATGGGAGTTAGGAAGTTTTGACTCTCAAAAAAACGAAATAATGATTGAAACATTGGAGTTTGCTTATCAAAGCTTAACCAGAATATTATAA
- a CDS encoding phage tail protein, translated as MAGEKQDNVWPLPKFYFTVEVADLSEATFQEVSGLDIEAQIIEYRHGNSPDFSTIKMPGIKKYGNVTLKKGVFVKDNKFWDWFNKIKMNTIERQPVTIKLLDEAGSPTMVWTLKNAWPTKITGTDMKSDGNEVAVETLEIAHEGLTIANG; from the coding sequence ATGGCAGGAGAAAAGCAAGATAATGTATGGCCCTTACCTAAATTTTACTTTACGGTTGAAGTGGCTGATTTATCCGAAGCAACCTTTCAGGAAGTTTCAGGATTAGATATAGAAGCTCAAATAATTGAGTACAGACACGGAAATAGTCCGGATTTTTCAACAATTAAGATGCCGGGAATAAAAAAATACGGCAATGTTACTTTGAAAAAAGGGGTATTTGTTAAGGATAACAAATTCTGGGATTGGTTTAACAAAATCAAAATGAATACTATAGAAAGACAACCCGTTACAATAAAATTATTAGATGAAGCGGGGAGCCCCACTATGGTATGGACATTAAAAAATGCATGGCCGACCAAAATTACCGGAACAGATATGAAATCGGACGGAAATGAAGTAGCAGTTGAAACTTTGGAAATAGCTCATGAAGGATTAACAATTGCAAATGGCTAA
- the vgrG gene encoding type VI secretion system tip protein VgrG — translation MADSTNKNTDGVLRISVFSDGNAISNSVFGLISVYVYKAVNKIGKATLTFEAGDMPNTNIPESEDNTFAIGKKIRIEAGYAEDENPIFEGIVITHKVVLGSNENSHLEIECRDYAYPTTLTRKNNVFAKKKDNEAIQTILGNYADLSPSLDTTNTQYNDLVQYYCSDWDFVLSRADANGLVIVTDGKDIRVKKPNLSANPKLKVTYGIDLIEFHGELSASDQLSEFKAIAWDSSTQKTISTDGKKPSLNQQGTDSIDSLSKAVGNENMILQTCICEEKSALQAWADSQRLKAGLSKILGYCKFQGNAKALHGDVIELDGFGKRFNGNAYIGYVEHEVKDGDWVTTAGLGLAFDNITERNDVVAPPASGFMPGVRGLHIGKVTKLDEDPAKANRIQIEFSILGCETKTIWARLSNFWASNNYGAFFIPDIGDEVILGFFNEDPCQPVILGSLYSSKQKPVDELTADNKIRSITTKSNMRIEFEEEKKIITIKTPGKNTVIISDEDKGIQLTDQNNNKIIMNDSGITIESAKDLTLKSKSNITIDAGAKLDAKAKSDLQLKGMNVKTNADMELSLKGNAKAELNASGQTIVKGAMVMIN, via the coding sequence ATGGCTGATTCAACCAATAAAAATACTGACGGAGTTCTAAGAATTTCTGTTTTTAGTGATGGAAATGCTATCTCCAATAGTGTTTTCGGGCTGATTTCAGTATATGTGTACAAAGCCGTCAATAAAATAGGTAAAGCAACACTCACTTTTGAAGCGGGCGATATGCCTAATACCAATATCCCTGAAAGTGAAGATAATACTTTTGCTATCGGAAAGAAAATCCGTATCGAAGCCGGATATGCCGAAGATGAAAATCCGATTTTCGAAGGAATAGTAATAACGCATAAGGTTGTGCTGGGTAGTAATGAAAACTCACATTTGGAGATTGAATGCCGGGATTACGCTTATCCGACAACTTTGACACGGAAAAATAATGTTTTCGCAAAGAAAAAAGATAATGAAGCCATTCAAACTATTTTGGGAAATTATGCCGATTTATCTCCTTCATTGGATACAACAAATACACAATACAACGATTTGGTTCAATATTATTGTTCCGATTGGGATTTTGTTTTATCTCGCGCTGATGCAAACGGACTTGTTATTGTTACCGACGGTAAAGATATTCGAGTTAAAAAGCCGAATTTATCGGCAAATCCGAAATTGAAAGTTACTTACGGAATTGATCTTATTGAATTTCATGGAGAGTTGTCGGCATCGGATCAACTATCCGAATTTAAAGCTATTGCCTGGGATTCTTCAACACAAAAAACAATCTCTACAGATGGAAAAAAACCTTCATTAAATCAACAAGGAACAGATAGTATAGATAGCTTATCTAAAGCTGTCGGAAATGAGAACATGATTCTTCAAACCTGCATTTGTGAGGAGAAATCAGCTTTACAAGCCTGGGCTGATTCTCAAAGATTAAAAGCCGGACTTTCCAAAATTTTGGGTTATTGCAAGTTTCAAGGAAATGCAAAAGCATTGCATGGTGATGTGATTGAACTTGACGGATTTGGAAAACGTTTTAACGGTAATGCATATATAGGTTATGTGGAGCATGAAGTAAAAGACGGTGACTGGGTGACAACTGCGGGTTTAGGTTTAGCATTCGATAATATCACCGAGAGGAATGATGTTGTTGCGCCTCCGGCTTCAGGATTTATGCCGGGTGTACGCGGATTGCACATCGGAAAAGTTACCAAATTGGACGAAGACCCGGCCAAAGCAAACAGGATACAAATAGAGTTTTCTATTTTGGGTTGCGAGACAAAAACAATATGGGCTCGATTATCAAATTTCTGGGCGAGTAATAATTACGGTGCTTTCTTTATTCCTGATATCGGTGATGAAGTAATTCTCGGTTTCTTCAATGAAGATCCTTGCCAACCTGTTATCTTAGGAAGTTTATACAGCAGCAAACAAAAGCCCGTTGATGAATTGACGGCGGATAATAAGATCCGGTCAATAACCACAAAGTCAAACATGCGAATTGAGTTTGAAGAAGAGAAGAAAATTATAACTATTAAAACTCCCGGAAAAAACACTGTTATAATTAGTGATGAAGATAAAGGTATTCAGTTAACTGATCAGAATAATAATAAAATTATCATGAACGACAGTGGAATTACAATTGAATCGGCAAAAGATCTTACATTAAAATCAAAGTCAAATATTACAATTGATGCCGGAGCAAAATTAGACGCAAAAGCAAAAAGCGACCTTCAACTCAAAGGTATGAATGTTAAAACAAACGCGGATATGGAACTTTCGTTGAAAGGAAATGCAAAAGCCGAACTTAACGCTTCCGGGCAAACAATTGTAAAAGGAGCAATGGTGATGATTAATTAG
- a CDS encoding GPW/gp25 family protein yields the protein MKSNHQIKSDESTSTLSPLPIHLSPNSTPSPLNSQFLGIGWAFPPAFIKNTGVETVSYEEDIRQSLAILFTTIPGERISDMEYGSHIHRWAFEKMDLSTKTLINESIRKSILYFEPRITLEKVEVEIKDPLEGILWINMEYTVRLTNTRSNMVYPFYFQEGTNL from the coding sequence ATGAAATCAAATCACCAGATCAAATCAGATGAAAGCACCTCTACCCTTTCACCTCTACCCATTCACCTTTCACCTAACTCTACCCCTTCACCTTTAAATTCTCAATTCCTCGGTATCGGGTGGGCATTTCCGCCTGCATTTATAAAGAATACCGGAGTAGAAACAGTTAGTTACGAAGAAGATATTCGCCAAAGTTTGGCAATACTCTTCACCACTATTCCGGGAGAACGGATTTCAGATATGGAATATGGCTCACATATACATAGATGGGCTTTTGAGAAAATGGATTTATCTACCAAAACATTAATAAACGAAAGTATCAGAAAGTCCATACTTTATTTTGAACCGAGAATCACTTTGGAAAAAGTGGAAGTGGAAATAAAAGATCCGCTTGAAGGAATTTTGTGGATAAATATGGAATACACTGTTAGATTAACTAACACAAGGAGTAATATGGTATATCCCTTCTATTTCCAGGAAGGAACGAATTTATGA
- a CDS encoding DUF4255 domain-containing protein, whose product MINLAVTTFSSLLSDYLKKVFKLNEDIVTIVPLINQEKTIPSNKIHIFLTNIERETGSGIKFGQQKSGNYYKSGGPSWQLNLYLMIAAVFNEKQYEESLTIMSGVTMFLQSNNSFLITNTVTNINVEPVNLSFSELSNLWSICGNMYYPSLLCKLRTLNIDSEEIKHFGRIIKQKDVVADKKNKIPEGYTEKNRNKEEKK is encoded by the coding sequence ATGATTAATTTGGCAGTTACAACATTTTCCTCATTATTATCCGATTACCTGAAAAAAGTTTTCAAGTTAAATGAAGATATTGTAACTATAGTGCCGTTAATAAATCAAGAAAAAACGATACCTTCCAATAAAATTCATATTTTTTTGACGAATATTGAGCGGGAAACCGGTAGCGGAATAAAATTCGGGCAACAAAAATCAGGTAATTATTATAAATCGGGAGGTCCTTCGTGGCAGTTGAATCTTTATCTTATGATTGCCGCGGTTTTTAATGAAAAACAATACGAAGAATCATTGACAATAATGTCGGGAGTTACTATGTTTCTGCAATCAAATAACTCATTTCTTATTACGAATACCGTTACAAACATTAATGTAGAGCCTGTTAATCTTTCATTCAGTGAGTTATCCAATTTGTGGAGTATTTGCGGAAATATGTATTACCCTTCATTGTTATGTAAATTGAGAACTCTCAATATTGATAGTGAAGAAATAAAACATTTCGGACGGATTATCAAACAAAAAGATGTAGTTGCCGATAAAAAGAATAAAATTCCGGAAGGATATACAGAAAAGAACAGGAACAAAGAAGAAAAGAAATAA
- a CDS encoding TetR/AcrR family transcriptional regulator → MEIEVKTRILNVARKLFIERGYTGTSIRDIASEAGVNVAMVNYYFNSKQNLFEIIFDESVNILLNKIFGIIHSDLPFYELLDSWVTSYYDMLMQYNQLPIFVLNEINQHPEHIMEIISKRNPPEIIETLRERISEEIKKGNIKEVPVENLLLSILSLCVFPFMLGGLITQVTGKKPAEYYEMLDNHKRFIIDFVINAVKTK, encoded by the coding sequence ATGGAAATTGAAGTTAAAACTCGCATTCTGAATGTAGCTCGTAAACTGTTTATCGAAAGAGGATATACGGGAACCAGCATTCGCGATATCGCATCTGAAGCCGGTGTGAATGTGGCAATGGTGAATTATTATTTTAATTCGAAACAAAATCTGTTCGAAATTATATTTGATGAATCCGTCAATATTTTACTTAATAAAATATTCGGTATCATTCATTCCGATCTTCCTTTTTATGAATTGTTAGATTCTTGGGTAACATCTTATTATGATATGTTGATGCAATATAATCAGCTTCCAATATTTGTACTGAATGAAATTAATCAACATCCGGAACATATTATGGAAATAATAAGCAAAAGAAATCCTCCTGAAATCATTGAAACATTGAGAGAACGTATTAGTGAAGAAATCAAGAAAGGAAATATTAAAGAAGTTCCGGTCGAAAATCTTTTGTTGAGCATTCTTTCTCTTTGTGTTTTTCCATTTATGTTGGGTGGATTAATCACACAAGTTACCGGCAAAAAACCGGCGGAATACTATGAAATGTTAGATAATCATAAAAGGTTTATTATTGATTTTGTTATAAATGCGGTAAAAACTAAATAA